Proteins found in one uncultured Campylobacter sp. genomic segment:
- a CDS encoding amidohydrolase family protein, with protein sequence MFRDVFYRANERLDALGFSTNLIDGKTATNLARANAASLGLVARKTEANLTRANLTEQNARTNLSSNLRASETAAPKTLGFCQNAASQIYAESKRAQTSVNLTANEANLSGFSSGKFNEIAVRESELSGLQSANLTQIKTVDIHSHLLSADVKFDRFYDKLALAFFAKKFDINRRELIKNGFEGYKSNFARLIKSSNFVQKSVVFGVDAKFDESGNLVHKDKTVCASNEDVFAFCEQNPNKVVPFFSVNPNRKDALNLIEKYHKMGFKGGKLLHSYWETDLNDKRYEPYFRLLSELGLPLVIHVGNESSLASNKALEGIEQLKSPLNLGCRIVCAHMGASSDGAFTALSRDPEKFGANYFTLLGWLREFDGLYADVSALLCINKARILPHLKTQTQIHDKILFGTDFPVPFSVILSSYDLPFRDRLALNRIQNPLDRYVRAMSLYFGEDSPIFSNYKKILGEI encoded by the coding sequence ATGTTTCGAGATGTTTTTTACCGCGCGAACGAGCGCTTGGACGCTTTGGGTTTTAGTACAAATTTGATAGACGGAAAAACGGCGACAAACTTGGCCCGAGCAAACGCCGCAAGCCTTGGCTTAGTAGCTCGCAAAACGGAGGCAAATTTAACTCGCGCAAATTTAACCGAGCAAAACGCGCGGACAAATTTGAGCTCAAATTTGAGAGCGAGCGAGACGGCCGCGCCAAAAACGCTCGGGTTTTGCCAAAACGCGGCAAGTCAAATTTACGCCGAAAGCAAACGCGCTCAAACTAGCGTAAATTTGACGGCAAACGAAGCAAATTTAAGCGGATTTTCATCGGGCAAATTTAACGAAATCGCCGTGCGGGAGAGCGAACTTAGCGGCTTGCAAAGCGCAAATTTAACGCAGATAAAAACCGTCGATATCCACTCGCACTTGCTTAGCGCGGATGTGAAATTCGACCGATTTTACGATAAGCTAGCGCTTGCGTTTTTCGCTAAAAAATTTGACATAAACAGGCGCGAGCTTATAAAAAACGGCTTTGAGGGCTACAAAAGCAACTTCGCGCGGCTGATAAAAAGCTCGAATTTCGTCCAAAAGTCCGTGGTTTTCGGCGTCGATGCGAAATTTGACGAGAGCGGAAACCTCGTGCACAAGGACAAAACCGTCTGCGCCTCAAACGAGGATGTTTTTGCCTTTTGCGAGCAAAATCCAAACAAGGTCGTTCCGTTTTTTAGCGTAAATCCAAACCGCAAAGACGCGCTAAATTTGATCGAAAAATACCACAAAATGGGCTTTAAGGGCGGCAAACTACTGCACTCGTACTGGGAGACGGATCTAAACGACAAGCGCTACGAGCCCTATTTTAGGCTACTTAGCGAGCTTGGGCTACCGCTTGTTATCCACGTGGGCAACGAAAGCTCGCTCGCCTCAAACAAGGCGCTTGAGGGCATCGAGCAGCTAAAATCTCCGCTAAATCTTGGTTGCCGCATCGTCTGCGCTCACATGGGCGCTTCAAGCGACGGCGCTTTCACGGCGCTTTCTAGGGACCCAGAAAAATTCGGCGCAAATTACTTCACGCTACTTGGCTGGCTACGCGAATTTGACGGGCTTTACGCCGACGTCTCGGCGCTACTTTGCATAAACAAGGCCCGTATCCTGCCGCATCTAAAAACCCAAACCCAAATCCACGACAAAATCCTTTTTGGCACCGATTTTCCCGTGCCTTTTAGCGTGATTTTAAGCAGCTACGACCTGCCGTTTCGCGATCGGCTGGCGCTAAACCGCATCCAAAATCCGCTCGATCGCTACGTGCGCGCGATGAGTTTGTATTTTGGCGAGGATTCGCCGATTTTTAGTAACTATAAAAAGATTTTGGGGGAGATTTGA
- a CDS encoding sulfate ABC transporter ATP-binding protein, which yields MLENYVLEVAGKQFAFAEIETYTNADKNTYKRTSSAGDIFFHRYGFDICFESTEKVYGGVLVRSLWPLKGAEPIVGPRRCANAILNIRKPNLSFCLLDAKDPQKASENFSCRVRRADLDASGKPIDDRRRLTSREFERWLDSGKKEAEKYKKL from the coding sequence TTGCTGGAAAACTATGTGCTAGAGGTTGCAGGCAAACAATTTGCTTTTGCAGAGATTGAGACGTATACGAACGCAGATAAAAATACCTACAAACGAACATCGAGTGCTGGCGACATATTTTTTCATAGGTACGGTTTTGATATCTGTTTTGAGAGCACGGAAAAGGTTTACGGCGGGGTGCTCGTGCGCTCGCTTTGGCCGCTTAAAGGTGCCGAGCCGATAGTGGGCCCGCGCAGATGCGCGAACGCGATTTTAAATATACGCAAGCCGAATTTAAGCTTTTGTCTTTTAGATGCCAAGGATCCGCAAAAAGCGTCGGAAAATTTTAGCTGTAGAGTGCGTAGAGCCGACCTTGACGCGAGCGGCAAACCGATAGACGATCGCAGGAGACTCACTTCGCGTGAATTTGAAAGATGGCTAGACTCGGGCAAAAAAGAAGCCGAAAAATACAAAAAACTATAA
- a CDS encoding MerR family transcriptional regulator, translated as MSYKMSELCELSQTPKSTILFYVKEGLLPEPVKVKDNVHQYGEDTLLMLNFIKYVQSNFHLSLKEVKALTQQKGFSFKRCYEALFDSLDTFMGSNFAQTLSAEQACERLGISQAELDKFIKDGFIFMRGGKLTEKEVEILQIVLETQKSERGQEILRTYINLAKQTAKIEAECAREIYAKAKDKNAALKLIFDNILILKPYILNFHTFDAYKKENK; from the coding sequence ATGAGCTACAAGATGAGCGAGCTTTGCGAACTATCGCAAACGCCCAAATCAACGATACTCTTTTACGTCAAGGAAGGGCTTTTGCCAGAGCCCGTGAAGGTAAAAGACAACGTGCATCAGTACGGCGAGGATACGCTTTTGATGCTAAATTTCATCAAATACGTCCAGAGCAACTTCCACCTCAGTCTAAAAGAGGTCAAGGCGCTCACGCAGCAAAAGGGCTTTAGCTTTAAGCGCTGCTACGAGGCGCTTTTTGATTCGCTAGATACCTTTATGGGGTCAAATTTCGCCCAGACGCTAAGCGCCGAGCAGGCGTGCGAGAGGCTGGGTATCAGCCAGGCTGAGCTGGATAAATTTATAAAAGACGGATTTATCTTTATGCGCGGCGGCAAGCTAACGGAAAAAGAGGTCGAGATCCTGCAAATCGTGCTAGAGACGCAAAAGAGCGAGCGCGGGCAGGAAATTTTACGGACCTATATAAATTTAGCCAAACAAACGGCCAAAATCGAAGCCGAGTGCGCGCGCGAAATTTACGCGAAAGCAAAGGATAAAAACGCGGCCTTAAAGCTCATTTTTGATAATATCTTGATCCTAAAACCCTACATCTTAAATTTTCACACATTCGATGCCTACAAAAAGGAGAACAAATGA
- a CDS encoding acyl-[ACP]--phospholipid O-acyltransferase, with amino-acid sequence MKGVFSVRGFLPFLIVMFINAVVDLGHKITIQNILFKSIEDENLQIILTSLVNLLILLPYIMLFSVSGFLNDKFSRTRITRYAAASEILLTLFITISYLCGWFYVAFGTTLLLAVQSAVYSPAKYGLIKKIVGAEKLGAANGIVQAFTIVAILLGSFVFSAIFESYAATSTDAGEMIKSVWFIGAILFVCSVAETIFTFKIPFFEATDAELKFDAKKYFKLGYLKENTKHIFNNKNAFLCTLGLSVFWAVAQLVIAVFPAHYKAMSADNNVMIVQAILAVSTIGLVAGSALAGSYSKNHIEMGIVPFGALGLFVSLLMFAQGSSAAFMTLASFLFGFSGGIFIVPLNANIQFFTPEEQMGRTLAGSNFIQNIFMAAFLLLAMAFSIFAVSTPGIFVITSFSVLICALVAIKYLPHLFARLLIMPFFRIGYTINVDGVENIPQKGGVLLLGNHMSWIDWAVLQMASPRPIRFAMHKSFYEIWYLKWLLNLFDVIPIGAGASKSALEKIRECLDAGDVVALFPEGHISYNGQIDEFAHGYEIAASDTNSVIVPFYLRGLWGSSFSRAQKYYQRISRKIDGKRAIRVSFGAPLAPETKAPQVREKVVELSFFSWAEYLKTLEPMQFSWLKHAKADLFKRSMVDSTGADLNNLKVIATVLVFLSKFKFAFLKERNVGVILPSSVMGSIINLMLFIRGKISVNLNYTLSEQNLIGCADKAGLRSIITSRQFIAKLKARGFELEESLKGRLIYLEDVAQGISKADKICAMIKAVLMPRWLLELIYFRDVRIDDDATILFSSGSEGTPKGIVLTHKNIMANIKQISEIVNTDGNDVILASLPIFHSFGLTAATFFPLSEGIASAHVPDPTDAFAVGKMVAKYHATIMFGTSTFFRLYTKNKKLNPLMFSTIRYAIAGAEKLNAAVKREFKMKFGVEIYEGYGTTETSPVVSVNTANVLEPEFFKELVFSKEGSVGLPTAGTIIRICDPTSLEKLENGQAGLILIGGHQVMKGYYLDEERTKEAIVELDGVRYYNSGDIGFLDEAGFLTITDRLSRFAKIGGEMISLGALEAQISGVLGDEATFVCTNVADEKKGEQVVMLFSGEISEEDVAARIRASAIPSIMQPSKIYKVDSVPVLGTGKVDFKSSKKLAAELVAGEGNLGASEEA; translated from the coding sequence ATGAAAGGCGTTTTTTCGGTTAGGGGCTTTTTGCCCTTTTTGATAGTTATGTTTATCAACGCGGTCGTCGATCTTGGCCACAAGATCACGATCCAAAACATACTTTTTAAGAGTATCGAGGATGAAAATTTACAGATCATCCTGACCTCGCTCGTAAATTTGCTAATCCTGTTGCCCTACATTATGCTTTTTAGCGTTTCGGGCTTTTTAAACGATAAATTTTCGCGCACCCGCATCACGAGATACGCGGCGGCGAGCGAAATTTTACTCACGCTTTTTATCACTATAAGCTACCTTTGCGGCTGGTTTTACGTGGCGTTTGGCACGACGCTGCTGCTAGCGGTGCAAAGCGCGGTATATAGCCCCGCCAAATACGGCCTTATCAAAAAAATCGTAGGCGCAGAAAAGCTGGGCGCGGCAAACGGTATCGTGCAGGCCTTTACTATCGTAGCGATTTTGCTTGGTTCGTTTGTTTTCTCGGCGATTTTTGAGAGCTACGCCGCTACTAGTACGGATGCCGGTGAGATGATAAAATCGGTCTGGTTTATCGGCGCAATACTTTTTGTTTGCTCGGTAGCCGAGACGATTTTTACGTTTAAGATTCCGTTTTTCGAGGCAACCGACGCGGAGCTTAAATTTGACGCGAAAAAGTACTTTAAACTAGGCTACCTAAAAGAAAACACGAAGCACATCTTTAACAACAAAAACGCCTTTTTATGTACGCTGGGACTTTCTGTTTTCTGGGCGGTGGCGCAGCTGGTTATCGCCGTTTTCCCCGCTCACTACAAGGCTATGAGCGCGGATAATAACGTCATGATCGTGCAGGCGATTTTAGCCGTTAGCACCATCGGTCTAGTCGCCGGCTCGGCGCTAGCGGGCAGCTACTCGAAAAATCACATCGAGATGGGCATCGTGCCTTTTGGCGCGCTCGGGCTTTTTGTTTCGCTGCTTATGTTCGCGCAGGGTTCAAGTGCTGCGTTTATGACGCTGGCATCGTTTTTGTTCGGTTTTAGCGGCGGCATTTTCATCGTGCCGCTAAACGCAAATATCCAGTTTTTCACGCCCGAAGAGCAGATGGGCCGCACGCTAGCGGGCAGTAACTTTATCCAAAACATCTTTATGGCGGCGTTTTTACTGCTTGCGATGGCGTTTAGCATATTTGCGGTTAGTACGCCGGGAATCTTCGTCATTACCTCTTTTAGCGTGCTTATTTGCGCGCTGGTAGCGATAAAATACCTACCGCATCTTTTTGCTCGTTTGCTTATCATGCCGTTTTTTAGGATAGGTTATACAATCAACGTCGACGGCGTCGAAAATATCCCGCAAAAAGGCGGCGTGTTGCTGCTTGGCAACCATATGAGCTGGATAGACTGGGCGGTGCTACAGATGGCCTCTCCGCGTCCGATAAGATTTGCGATGCATAAGAGTTTTTATGAAATTTGGTACCTAAAATGGCTGTTAAATTTATTTGACGTGATCCCTATCGGCGCGGGAGCGAGCAAAAGCGCGCTAGAAAAGATCCGCGAGTGCCTAGACGCGGGCGACGTGGTGGCGCTCTTTCCCGAGGGTCATATCAGCTATAACGGCCAGATAGACGAGTTTGCGCACGGTTACGAGATAGCCGCAAGCGATACGAACTCCGTCATCGTGCCGTTTTATCTACGCGGTCTTTGGGGTTCGAGCTTCTCACGCGCTCAAAAATACTACCAAAGAATCAGCCGTAAAATAGACGGCAAGCGCGCTATCAGGGTGAGCTTCGGCGCGCCTTTGGCTCCTGAAACCAAAGCCCCGCAGGTGCGCGAAAAAGTAGTCGAGCTATCGTTTTTTAGCTGGGCGGAGTATCTAAAAACTCTAGAGCCTATGCAGTTTAGCTGGCTAAAACACGCCAAAGCGGATCTGTTTAAACGCTCGATGGTAGATAGCACGGGCGCTGATCTAAACAATCTCAAGGTTATCGCTACGGTGCTAGTATTTTTGTCTAAATTTAAATTCGCGTTTTTAAAAGAGCGAAACGTCGGCGTGATACTTCCCTCCTCGGTGATGGGCAGCATTATAAATTTGATGCTATTTATCAGAGGTAAGATAAGCGTAAATCTAAACTACACGCTTAGCGAGCAAAATTTGATCGGCTGCGCGGACAAAGCGGGGTTAAGAAGCATAATCACGTCGCGCCAGTTTATCGCCAAGCTAAAGGCTCGCGGCTTTGAGCTGGAAGAATCTCTAAAAGGCAGACTAATCTATCTCGAAGACGTCGCGCAGGGCATAAGCAAGGCTGATAAAATTTGCGCGATGATAAAGGCGGTTTTGATGCCGCGCTGGCTGCTTGAGCTTATATATTTTCGCGACGTTCGCATCGACGATGATGCTACGATACTCTTTAGCAGCGGCAGCGAAGGCACGCCAAAGGGCATCGTGCTAACGCATAAAAACATAATGGCTAACATCAAGCAAATTTCAGAGATCGTAAACACGGACGGCAACGACGTGATCTTGGCGTCGCTACCGATATTTCACTCGTTTGGGCTTACAGCGGCGACCTTTTTCCCGCTTAGCGAGGGTATCGCCTCGGCTCACGTGCCTGATCCCACGGACGCCTTTGCCGTGGGCAAGATGGTTGCTAAATACCACGCGACGATAATGTTTGGCACTTCAACGTTTTTTAGGCTCTACACCAAAAACAAAAAGCTAAATCCGCTGATGTTTTCTACGATCCGATACGCGATAGCCGGCGCTGAGAAGCTAAACGCGGCCGTTAAGCGCGAGTTTAAGATGAAATTTGGCGTCGAAATTTACGAAGGCTACGGCACGACCGAGACCTCGCCAGTAGTTAGCGTAAATACCGCAAACGTGCTAGAGCCCGAGTTTTTTAAAGAGCTTGTTTTCTCAAAAGAGGGCAGCGTGGGTCTACCGACTGCGGGCACGATAATAAGAATCTGCGATCCTACAAGCCTAGAAAAGCTAGAAAACGGGCAGGCCGGCCTCATCCTAATCGGCGGCCATCAGGTGATGAAGGGCTACTATCTAGATGAGGAGCGCACGAAAGAGGCGATCGTCGAGCTAGACGGCGTGCGCTACTACAATAGCGGCGACATCGGCTTTTTGGACGAGGCTGGCTTCCTAACGATCACGGATAGGCTATCTCGTTTTGCTAAAATCGGCGGCGAGATGATAAGCCTAGGCGCGCTCGAGGCTCAAATCTCAGGCGTGCTGGGCGATGAGGCGACCTTTGTCTGCACCAACGTCGCCGACGAGAAAAAGGGCGAACAAGTCGTTATGCTCTTTAGCGGCGAGATAAGCGAGGAGGACGTGGCCGCGCGCATCAGGGCTTCTGCGATACCTTCTATCATGCAGCCTTCAAAGATTTACAAAGTAGATAGCGTACCGGTGCTAGGAACGGGTAAAGTGGACTTTAAATCAAGCAAAAAGCTAGCAGCCGAGTTAGTCGCCGGCGAGGGAAATTTAGGCGCGTCGGAGGAGGCTTAA
- a CDS encoding TPM domain-containing protein produces the protein MKRVLSALFCVCTICGLFTLNLSARQTLSEQNAPAKISEKSGDIPALSGRVVDQAGVLSPAAKRELETALAAHENNTTNQLVIVTTQSLGGRAIEEYSLELGRRWGIGQKGKDNGALLVVAPNDKQVRIEVGYGLEGVLTDALCGVIINRYVIPEFKKGDIEGGVKIGAQKILAVLEGDESVKRQLDKEDETPVEAYGIIAGMALLFASGILGAALVRIGVCAVLSGFTSAVVAGAFSIEDFALRGVVMFALFALFLYATKNIKPGSGSNSGGSGYSGGGGFGGGASSGGGFSGGGGGFGGGGASGRW, from the coding sequence ATGAAACGCGTTTTATCCGCTTTATTTTGCGTTTGCACGATTTGCGGGCTCTTTACGCTAAATTTATCGGCCCGGCAGACGCTAAGCGAGCAAAACGCGCCCGCTAAAATAAGCGAAAAAAGCGGCGACATCCCGGCTCTAAGCGGTAGGGTAGTCGATCAAGCCGGCGTTTTAAGCCCTGCGGCAAAACGAGAGCTTGAAACCGCGCTCGCCGCTCACGAAAACAATACGACCAATCAGCTAGTTATCGTAACGACCCAGTCGCTGGGCGGCAGGGCGATAGAGGAGTATTCGCTAGAGCTTGGCAGACGCTGGGGTATCGGGCAAAAAGGCAAAGATAACGGCGCGCTGCTAGTAGTCGCGCCAAACGACAAGCAGGTGCGTATCGAGGTCGGCTACGGCCTAGAAGGCGTGCTAACGGACGCTCTTTGCGGCGTTATCATAAACCGCTACGTTATCCCCGAATTTAAAAAAGGCGATATAGAAGGCGGCGTAAAGATCGGCGCGCAAAAGATTTTAGCCGTGCTTGAGGGCGACGAGAGCGTAAAACGGCAGCTAGACAAAGAGGACGAAACGCCTGTAGAGGCTTACGGGATAATAGCCGGCATGGCGCTACTGTTCGCGTCGGGGATTTTGGGCGCGGCGCTCGTGCGTATCGGGGTTTGTGCGGTTTTATCGGGCTTTACCTCAGCCGTCGTCGCGGGAGCGTTTAGTATAGAAGATTTTGCCCTTAGAGGCGTGGTTATGTTCGCGCTTTTTGCTCTATTTTTATACGCGACTAAAAATATAAAACCCGGCTCCGGCTCAAATTCGGGAGGCTCAGGCTACTCCGGAGGCGGCGGCTTTGGCGGAGGCGCAAGCTCGGGGGGCGGATTTAGCGGAGGCGGCGGAGGCTTTGGCGGCGGCGGAGCTAGCGGCAGGTGGTAG